A genomic segment from uncultured Marinifilum sp. encodes:
- a CDS encoding carboxypeptidase-like regulatory domain-containing protein has product MYQHNTNNKLVPASRYFLLVALLCLIHFNLASQNTILDKKLSLNYSNISIDNALDSIAKKGNCYFTYNSDLFKSRNNINLSTNNEELEGILRKIIPDSTLNFHADGPHIVIVPVKYHTTKNISKTVIPYISYRNISGKIADSSNKKALPYASVGIRGKHIGTISNQDGEFTLSISSNNITDTLVFSYVGYKNSEIPISKITNKPIQISLKENFISLQEVIIRSNDPLALIHAAVNNISENYPQMPTNLTSFYRESVLKNNKYMIYLESVLDIYKNSYSNNNLKDRVKLFKSRKIYDVTRLDTISFKLKGGIKACLQLDIAKNLPEFLDPEFMNFFHYRLADISTFNNKSVYIIEFQPKPNLNTPMFKGKIFIETNNLAIVRAEFGYERNRLSELKNQFIVKGNAKTKVKPLIVNYVISYRKINDKYYFNHALGNLKFKVKNKKKLFSNNFSTSFEMATTNMRRQNVVKFKYRETIQPSTILSNHKSNYDPNFWGDKNYIKPEENIKDALKRISNSMQQIALGKLDEN; this is encoded by the coding sequence ATGTATCAACACAATACAAATAATAAATTAGTACCAGCAAGTAGATATTTTTTGCTAGTAGCTCTTTTGTGTTTGATACATTTTAACTTAGCATCACAAAATACAATTCTAGATAAAAAACTTAGCCTTAATTATTCCAATATAAGCATTGATAATGCACTAGATAGTATTGCGAAAAAAGGCAATTGTTACTTCACCTATAATTCGGACCTTTTTAAATCGCGAAATAATATTAATTTATCTACGAATAATGAGGAATTAGAAGGAATCTTACGAAAAATAATTCCAGATTCGACACTTAATTTTCATGCCGATGGACCTCATATTGTAATTGTTCCAGTTAAATACCATACTACAAAAAATATTTCGAAAACTGTTATTCCTTATATTTCGTACCGTAATATTTCTGGTAAAATAGCAGACTCATCGAACAAAAAAGCCCTGCCTTATGCAAGTGTTGGCATTAGAGGGAAACATATAGGAACAATTAGCAATCAAGATGGTGAATTTACACTAAGTATTTCGTCGAATAATATTACAGACACTTTGGTATTTTCTTATGTAGGCTATAAAAATTCAGAAATTCCCATTTCCAAAATCACAAATAAACCTATTCAAATATCTCTTAAAGAGAATTTTATTTCACTTCAAGAAGTTATTATTCGCAGTAACGATCCGCTTGCCTTAATTCATGCTGCGGTAAATAATATATCCGAGAATTATCCTCAAATGCCTACAAATTTAACCTCCTTTTATCGAGAATCGGTTTTAAAAAATAACAAATATATGATTTACTTGGAGTCGGTTCTTGATATTTATAAAAACTCCTATTCGAATAACAATTTAAAAGACAGAGTTAAACTTTTTAAAAGTAGAAAGATATACGATGTAACACGTTTAGATACCATTTCGTTTAAGCTTAAAGGAGGAATAAAAGCATGTTTACAATTAGATATTGCCAAAAATTTACCCGAATTTCTCGATCCGGAATTTATGAATTTCTTTCATTATCGATTGGCTGATATTAGTACATTTAATAACAAGTCGGTATATATTATTGAATTTCAGCCTAAGCCGAATTTAAACACTCCTATGTTTAAAGGAAAAATATTTATCGAAACCAATAATTTAGCCATTGTACGTGCCGAATTTGGATACGAACGCAATCGATTAAGTGAACTAAAAAACCAATTTATTGTAAAAGGCAATGCTAAAACCAAAGTTAAACCCCTTATTGTTAATTATGTAATAAGTTACCGAAAAATTAATGATAAATATTATTTTAACCATGCTTTAGGGAACTTAAAGTTTAAGGTAAAAAACAAGAAAAAATTATTCTCCAATAATTTTTCTACCTCTTTCGAAATGGCTACAACAAATATGCGTAGGCAAAATGTAGTAAAATTTAAATATCGCGAAACCATTCAACCAAGTACAATTTTATCTAATCACAAAAGTAATTATGATCCAAACTTTTGGGGTGATAAAAACTATATTAAACCCGAAGAAAATATTAAAGATGCATTGAAAAGAATAAGTAATAGTATGCAGCAAATTGCCTTAGGAAAATTAGATGAAAATTAA
- a CDS encoding FecR family protein gives MTQETSHNIDWENISKYLNGEMKKEEKIAFEKMIDSNSEYAKIVAASEKDLNLVDQLNKIKNNFDTDLAWNEVKSKITNKQFTEKQAATSHYLNLKKWMQIAAMLAIVIGFSIFSYKGYHKYFSTNITFVSEQHESGQKVILPDGSSVNLNGKSELTYPRKFTKQERKVILSGEAFFDIVKNPSKPFIIIAKNAEIKVLGTSFNVIAKENKVEVLVESGKVQFKGIQNPDNSLILEKGDFGILSENYLQKSILKDENYLSWKTHRMIFKEMELKEVAKVIERTYRVNIKFDNDSIAKNHINTAFDRDPLNRVLNNICLSYNLTYEKNGNQITIKSRN, from the coding sequence ATGACACAGGAAACATCACATAACATCGATTGGGAGAACATTTCAAAGTATTTAAACGGAGAAATGAAGAAGGAGGAAAAAATTGCGTTTGAGAAAATGATTGATTCAAATTCGGAATACGCAAAAATTGTAGCTGCTTCCGAAAAAGATCTCAATTTAGTAGATCAGTTAAATAAAATAAAGAACAATTTTGATACAGATCTTGCTTGGAATGAAGTAAAATCGAAAATCACAAACAAACAATTCACCGAAAAACAAGCTGCAACAAGCCACTACTTAAACCTCAAAAAGTGGATGCAAATAGCAGCCATGCTGGCAATTGTAATTGGATTTAGCATATTCTCTTACAAAGGCTATCATAAGTACTTCTCTACCAATATAACTTTTGTATCTGAACAACATGAAAGTGGACAAAAAGTTATTCTTCCCGATGGATCAAGTGTAAACTTAAATGGAAAATCGGAATTAACTTATCCACGAAAATTTACAAAACAAGAACGCAAGGTAATTTTAAGCGGCGAAGCATTTTTCGATATTGTAAAAAATCCATCCAAACCATTTATTATTATTGCAAAAAATGCAGAAATTAAAGTTCTAGGAACTTCTTTTAATGTAATTGCCAAAGAAAATAAGGTGGAAGTACTAGTGGAATCAGGGAAAGTTCAATTCAAGGGAATTCAAAATCCCGACAATTCACTGATATTAGAAAAAGGTGATTTTGGAATCTTATCAGAAAATTATCTTCAAAAATCAATTCTAAAAGATGAAAACTATCTGTCCTGGAAAACACATCGAATGATTTTTAAGGAAATGGAATTAAAAGAAGTTGCTAAAGTTATTGAAAGAACCTATCGTGTTAACATTAAATTTGATAACGATAGTATTGCTAAAAATCATATTAACACAGCCTTTGATAGAGATCCCTTAAATCGGGTTTTAAATAATATTTGTCTTTCTTACAATTTAACTTACGAAAAAAATGGAAATCAAATTACCATTAAATCACGAAATTAA
- a CDS encoding RNA polymerase sigma-70 factor, translated as MTEKTDTILQNIKKGDINEFENLFKLYYPLLCYYALKFVKDSDLAKEIVQDLFCKIWEDREKLNIHTSFKAYLYRSTYLNCLQYLRKRGSKKQYEEHVKNNSVSSHISKDIEEKEIQIIIHETLLSLPDRCGIIFKMSRFDGFKYHEIADKLSISVKTVESNMGKALKAFRKNLKDYLSIIVL; from the coding sequence ATGACAGAAAAAACGGATACAATATTACAAAATATAAAAAAGGGTGATATAAACGAATTTGAAAATCTGTTTAAACTTTACTACCCATTACTTTGTTATTATGCGCTAAAATTTGTTAAAGATTCTGATTTAGCAAAAGAAATTGTTCAAGATTTATTTTGTAAAATATGGGAAGATCGTGAAAAACTTAATATACACACATCCTTTAAGGCATACCTTTATCGATCAACCTATTTAAACTGTTTACAATATTTAAGAAAAAGAGGTTCAAAAAAACAGTACGAAGAGCACGTAAAAAATAATTCGGTAAGCTCTCATATTAGTAAAGATATTGAAGAAAAAGAAATACAAATAATAATTCATGAAACACTTTTAAGTCTGCCAGACCGCTGTGGTATAATTTTTAAAATGAGTAGGTTTGATGGCTTTAAATATCATGAAATTGCAGATAAGTTATCTATTTCGGTAAAAACCGTAGAGTCGAATATGGGGAAAGCGCTAAAGGCATTTCGAAAAAATTTAAAAGATTACCTTAGTATAATTGTACTATAA
- a CDS encoding carboxypeptidase-like regulatory domain-containing protein, translating to MKTKLTYKLTILISAFLLISTCSFAAEGNIRKKKEKNKVQQVIDTLKYNVYKGKVQDKKSKEPLIFATISVKGLNIATVSNNEGEFLLKIEKGLPVNTIEVSYIGYKNLNVPISTLKPKKNILALESAFVPLEEINIYPLDPELLVRGILKKVGENYSTSPNMMKGFYRETIRKNRTYVAISEAVVNIHKAGYKQSRGDQVQIFKGRKSQDVKKMDTLLFKLQGGPTTALLLDVIKNPYNLFSEDFIESYNFSLNSITRINEKIHYVIKFEQKKEVDIPLYYGMLYIEADNLALSSAKFSLNLSDPEEASSLFIRRKPIGVKVSPTSADYLVNYYEDNGKWYFNYARGEINFKCNWKRKLFNTNYSAMAEIAITDRKEDDIIKFKSADKFKSNQVLIEEVNNFADKNFWGAHNTIEPDQSIESAIRKLKRKAK from the coding sequence ATGAAAACAAAATTAACATACAAACTAACGATTCTGATTTCGGCATTCTTACTTATATCGACATGTAGTTTTGCTGCAGAAGGAAATATCAGAAAGAAAAAAGAAAAAAACAAGGTACAACAGGTTATAGACACGTTAAAGTACAATGTTTACAAGGGAAAAGTTCAAGATAAAAAGAGCAAAGAACCATTAATTTTTGCTACTATATCTGTTAAAGGACTAAATATTGCTACAGTTTCGAATAACGAGGGAGAATTTTTATTAAAAATTGAAAAAGGTCTTCCTGTAAATACAATTGAGGTAAGTTATATTGGATACAAAAATCTTAATGTACCAATTAGTACTCTTAAACCTAAAAAAAATATTTTAGCATTAGAATCTGCTTTTGTACCCTTAGAGGAAATCAATATATATCCTCTAGATCCAGAACTTTTAGTGCGGGGAATATTAAAAAAAGTAGGTGAAAACTATTCTACAAGTCCAAATATGATGAAAGGTTTTTACCGTGAAACAATTCGAAAAAACAGAACTTATGTTGCAATATCAGAAGCCGTTGTAAACATACACAAAGCCGGATACAAACAGAGCCGCGGAGATCAGGTTCAGATTTTTAAAGGAAGAAAAAGTCAGGATGTTAAAAAGATGGATACCCTGCTATTTAAATTGCAAGGTGGACCAACTACAGCTCTTTTATTAGATGTTATTAAAAATCCATACAATTTATTCTCTGAAGATTTTATAGAAAGCTATAACTTTAGTCTTAACTCCATTACAAGAATTAACGAAAAAATTCATTATGTAATAAAATTTGAACAAAAAAAGGAGGTTGATATTCCTTTATACTACGGAATGCTATACATAGAGGCAGATAACCTAGCTTTATCGAGTGCAAAATTTAGTCTTAATTTATCTGACCCTGAGGAAGCCAGCAGCCTATTCATAAGAAGAAAACCAATTGGTGTAAAAGTAAGTCCAACCTCGGCAGATTACCTTGTTAACTATTACGAGGACAATGGTAAATGGTACTTTAATTATGCTCGGGGAGAAATTAATTTTAAATGTAACTGGAAACGTAAGCTATTTAACACCAACTACTCTGCTATGGCCGAAATTGCAATTACAGACCGTAAAGAAGATGACATTATAAAATTTAAATCTGCTGATAAATTTAAATCCAATCAGGTTTTAATTGAGGAAGTAAACAATTTTGCAGATAAAAATTTTTGGGGAGCACATAACACCATCGAACCAGATCAATCGATTGAATCGGCAATTAGAAAATTGAAACGTAAAGCCAAATAA
- the nadA gene encoding quinolinate synthase NadA: MKDKVLKLAKEKNAVILAHYYQTSDIQEIADFKGDSLALAQKATEIDADIILFAGVHFMAETAKILNPNTKVLLPDLDAGCSLAESCPADDFAKFKAKYPDHMVISYINCSAEIKTLSDLICTSGNAVQLVEALPKDQKIIFAPDKNLGRYINEVTGRNMVLWDGTCEVHDILSSEKIMKMKIENPDAILIAHPECAQPVLILADFVGSTTAMLNYTKNSDAKKFIVATETGILHQMKKDSPNKEFLIVPADETCACNDCAYMKLNTMEKIYLALKNEKPEIILPDKIMENAKAPIVKMLNMSKQLKL; this comes from the coding sequence ATGAAAGATAAAGTTCTTAAACTGGCAAAAGAAAAAAATGCTGTTATACTGGCTCATTACTACCAAACATCCGATATACAGGAAATAGCAGACTTTAAAGGTGATAGTTTAGCCCTGGCTCAAAAAGCAACTGAAATAGATGCAGATATAATTCTATTTGCGGGAGTTCATTTTATGGCTGAGACTGCAAAAATATTGAATCCAAACACAAAGGTACTTTTACCCGATTTGGATGCAGGGTGCTCTCTGGCTGAATCGTGTCCGGCCGATGATTTTGCAAAATTTAAAGCAAAATATCCCGATCACATGGTAATTTCATATATTAATTGTTCGGCCGAAATTAAAACCCTCTCCGACTTAATATGTACCTCAGGAAATGCTGTACAACTAGTAGAAGCATTACCAAAAGATCAGAAAATTATTTTTGCACCAGATAAAAACCTTGGTCGATATATTAACGAAGTTACCGGACGCAACATGGTACTTTGGGATGGAACCTGCGAAGTTCATGATATTCTTTCATCAGAAAAAATCATGAAAATGAAAATTGAAAACCCAGATGCTATACTAATTGCTCATCCTGAATGTGCACAACCTGTTTTAATATTAGCTGATTTTGTTGGCTCTACAACAGCAATGCTTAATTACACAAAAAATAGCGATGCTAAAAAATTTATTGTTGCCACCGAAACAGGAATACTGCACCAAATGAAAAAGGATTCTCCAAACAAGGAATTTTTAATTGTTCCTGCAGACGAAACCTGTGCGTGTAACGATTGTGCTTATATGAAATTAAACACAATGGAAAAAATTTATCTGGCCCTTAAAAACGAAAAACCAGAAATTATTCTTCCTGATAAGATAATGGAAAATGCAAAAGCTCCTATTGTTAAAATGCTTAATATGTCGAAACAATTAAAACTTTAA